Proteins from a single region of Bdellovibrio bacteriovorus HD100:
- a CDS encoding OmpA family protein: MNIQSVIGSLVLAVVVSASTSWAVDSATESAGKTLGAKMVSEISFDEGKSTLTDSAKEDIRKMVSEAKQKGKIDELKVAVWADREYPTEGAKASKQDVTLANDRARVVKNFIKDELKVGSVNTYNMTERPNALQKFMHTDTAKTKTAMEDSGAAPRTQDETGFFNQKAKSSKAVIMLYMK, translated from the coding sequence ATGAATATTCAATCTGTGATTGGCTCTTTGGTTTTGGCGGTGGTCGTTTCTGCAAGCACATCTTGGGCGGTGGACAGTGCCACGGAGTCTGCCGGGAAAACCCTGGGCGCAAAAATGGTTTCAGAAATTTCTTTCGATGAAGGGAAGTCCACTTTGACGGATTCAGCCAAAGAGGACATTCGTAAAATGGTGAGTGAAGCCAAGCAAAAAGGCAAAATTGATGAATTGAAAGTGGCGGTTTGGGCCGATCGTGAATATCCCACTGAAGGTGCAAAGGCTTCCAAACAGGATGTGACCTTGGCCAATGACCGTGCCCGGGTGGTGAAGAATTTTATCAAGGATGAACTAAAAGTTGGTTCCGTAAACACTTACAATATGACAGAGCGCCCAAACGCTCTTCAGAAGTTCATGCACACGGACACGGCCAAAACCAAAACGGCGATGGAAGACAGCGGCGCGGCACCGCGAACTCAGGATGAGACAGGCTTCTTCAATCAAAAAGCCAAGTCATCCAAAGCTGTCATTATGCTTTATATGAAATAG
- a CDS encoding YihY/virulence factor BrkB family protein: MTKVKNFVFTFAERFSDCHTMTWAASVAFYTCFSLAPLVMISLAVVTNLGLELQLAFMNEVRSLVGPTAAQAMETVVRNANDRVDLRSLAGLLGTVTLVLSAGLIFGEMRAALTEILGHKVEEEELSFLHATITYLKSRLLQIGLAFGFIFAMMVSLLVTAVLNTVVRVGILEKGGGAFLVNIVLSVLVYILLFTGIFHFLPVPRLALRDAFHAGVITALLFVIGKEVVGLYLGGSFITSSYGAAGSIVVLLAWVYYSTLIVFIGAHSIYSWRKEISHAATSTE; encoded by the coding sequence ATGACGAAAGTGAAGAATTTCGTATTCACATTCGCAGAAAGATTCAGTGACTGCCACACCATGACCTGGGCAGCCTCGGTGGCTTTTTACACCTGCTTTTCACTGGCTCCGCTGGTGATGATCTCATTGGCAGTTGTCACCAACCTGGGACTGGAACTGCAGCTGGCTTTTATGAACGAAGTGCGGTCTTTGGTGGGACCGACTGCCGCTCAAGCGATGGAAACGGTGGTGAGAAATGCCAACGACCGGGTTGACCTGCGGTCATTGGCCGGATTGTTGGGCACCGTCACTCTGGTGCTGTCGGCAGGATTGATCTTTGGCGAAATGCGCGCAGCCCTCACTGAAATCCTGGGACACAAAGTGGAAGAAGAGGAGCTGAGTTTTCTTCACGCCACGATCACCTACTTGAAGAGCCGTCTGTTGCAAATCGGTCTGGCCTTCGGATTTATTTTTGCGATGATGGTGTCCCTGCTGGTCACCGCTGTGCTCAACACCGTGGTTCGCGTCGGCATACTGGAAAAGGGTGGAGGCGCTTTTCTGGTCAACATTGTCCTCTCTGTTCTTGTTTATATTTTACTTTTCACCGGCATCTTTCATTTTTTACCCGTGCCCCGACTGGCGCTGCGTGACGCCTTTCACGCCGGAGTGATCACGGCCTTGCTTTTTGTGATCGGAAAAGAAGTGGTCGGACTTTATCTGGGCGGAAGCTTCATCACTTCCTCCTATGGGGCCGCTGGGTCCATCGTCGTCCTGCTTGCCTGGGTCTACTATTCGACTTTGATTGTTTTTATAGGCGCACATTCGATTTATTCCTGGAGAAAGGAGATCTCCCATGCTGCCACATCAACAGAATAA
- a CDS encoding FAD-dependent oxidoreductase: MLPHQQNNPSFWQNTKAPEFPPLLEDTSTDICVVGAGIAGLLNSYVLLKNGFQVTILERDTLGHNETSRTSAHLSNVLDEGLSRLLDNLGEENARKAIASHSDAIDLIEKIVAEENIDCDFRRIDGYLYLSHESNKDYLKEEGQAAAKLGFKDVELLASPPYFAEFGPALRFPRQARIHIQKFINGLLQAIVAMGGKVHSQSPAVEFKDGGLPSVKTENGQYVYARHVVVCTNVPVNDRVLVHTMEAAYRTYIIGIEVPHDAFPDILMWDTSHPYHYVRKIENHSEGKDLMLIGGEDHRVGQEDHPESKFETLHDWALFNLGISGPIAYQWSGQIIEPVDGLAHIGRNPGNRNTYIVSGDSGHGLTHAAVGAMVIRDLIQKHPNDWAHLYSPSRFKMKNLGKVISANMNALTQYRDRIMLRDELKNITARPGEGRLVHQGAKTFAVYTNEKNETATLNAVCPHLGGIVHWNEAEKTWDCPCHGSRFACTGEVINGPAISGLKTAVMKKTQEKPASIAMPDERTEYEKAKPRDTSAER; encoded by the coding sequence ATGCTGCCACATCAACAGAATAACCCGTCATTCTGGCAAAACACCAAAGCACCCGAGTTCCCGCCTTTACTGGAAGACACATCCACAGATATCTGTGTTGTCGGTGCCGGCATAGCGGGGCTGCTGAACAGTTATGTACTGCTGAAGAATGGCTTTCAGGTGACAATTCTGGAACGCGACACTCTGGGACACAACGAAACCAGCCGCACCAGCGCCCATCTTTCCAATGTGCTGGACGAGGGATTGTCCCGCCTGCTGGACAATCTGGGAGAAGAAAACGCCCGAAAAGCCATAGCCAGCCACAGTGATGCCATTGACCTGATAGAAAAAATTGTTGCAGAAGAAAATATCGACTGCGACTTCCGCCGCATTGATGGCTATCTTTACCTGAGCCACGAAAGCAACAAAGACTATCTTAAGGAAGAAGGCCAGGCCGCCGCAAAGCTGGGCTTTAAGGATGTGGAGCTTCTGGCATCACCTCCTTACTTCGCCGAATTCGGTCCGGCTCTGCGCTTTCCCCGTCAGGCACGCATCCATATTCAGAAATTTATAAACGGTCTTTTGCAAGCCATCGTCGCCATGGGCGGAAAAGTCCACAGCCAGTCCCCGGCCGTGGAATTCAAGGATGGCGGCCTGCCTTCCGTCAAAACCGAAAATGGCCAGTACGTATACGCCAGACATGTGGTGGTCTGCACGAATGTACCGGTCAATGACCGCGTGCTAGTTCATACCATGGAAGCTGCATACCGCACCTACATCATTGGCATCGAAGTTCCGCACGATGCCTTCCCGGACATTCTGATGTGGGACACCTCACACCCCTACCACTATGTCCGAAAGATTGAAAATCATTCTGAAGGCAAAGACCTGATGCTGATCGGTGGCGAAGACCATCGTGTGGGCCAGGAGGATCACCCGGAAAGCAAATTCGAAACGCTTCATGACTGGGCGCTGTTCAATCTCGGCATTTCCGGACCGATTGCCTATCAATGGTCCGGGCAGATTATCGAACCCGTGGATGGCCTCGCCCATATCGGGCGCAATCCGGGAAACCGCAACACTTACATCGTCAGTGGCGACTCCGGGCATGGGCTGACCCATGCGGCCGTGGGAGCCATGGTGATCCGCGATCTGATTCAGAAACATCCCAACGACTGGGCCCATCTTTATTCACCTTCCCGGTTCAAGATGAAAAATCTGGGAAAGGTCATCTCTGCCAACATGAACGCACTCACCCAATACCGCGATCGAATCATGCTGCGGGATGAACTTAAAAATATCACCGCCCGCCCCGGCGAGGGAAGGCTGGTGCATCAAGGGGCAAAAACATTTGCTGTCTACACGAATGAAAAAAATGAAACCGCCACCCTCAATGCCGTGTGCCCTCATCTGGGCGGTATCGTGCACTGGAATGAGGCGGAAAAAACCTGGGACTGTCCGTGCCATGGCTCCCGTTTTGCCTGCACTGGCGAAGTGATCAACGGCCCGGCAATTTCGGGACTGAAAACAGCCGTTATGAAAAAGACACAGGAAAAACCGGCGTCCATCGCCATGCCTGATGAAAGGACAGAATATGAAAAAGCAAAGCCGCGTGACACCTCTGCGGAAAGATAA
- a CDS encoding BON domain-containing protein — protein sequence MKKQSRVTPLRKDKRPAREASVHCYHDLDSQKELQSSRPDIARQRQGTTGCTQSFRPALDDARFGSSSSKDTELSDKNISQEVRQSLAMEADIDVADVEVVVAHGEVTLRGVVADRKMKRFVEEQVARCSGVKDIHNDLHFKRK from the coding sequence ATGAAAAAGCAAAGCCGCGTGACACCTCTGCGGAAAGATAAGCGCCCTGCCCGTGAAGCCAGCGTCCATTGCTATCATGACCTGGATTCTCAAAAAGAGCTGCAGTCCAGCCGCCCGGACATTGCCCGTCAGCGCCAGGGCACCACCGGCTGCACCCAGAGTTTCCGTCCGGCGCTGGATGATGCACGCTTCGGTTCATCCTCAAGCAAGGACACAGAACTCAGTGACAAAAATATCAGCCAGGAGGTCCGGCAGTCATTGGCCATGGAAGCTGACATCGACGTGGCTGATGTGGAAGTGGTCGTGGCCCATGGGGAGGTCACACTCAGGGGTGTGGTTGCAGACCGCAAAATGAAAAGATTCGTGGAAGAACAAGTGGCCCGTTGCTCGGGGGTCAAAGACATACACAATGATCTTCACTTCAAACGAAAGTAG
- a CDS encoding BON domain-containing protein: protein MRHDPREPRNVRGESHRRDEQRPFRREASPRRDWYEQDEMDERSGYRDEGYRPSSEYRASEYRDTSDYRRDFNDSSPDYGRTQESRELSRGSRAIDGNRHGSSYESASSGRSEERSRYFGRGPKSYKRSDERIKEDVCEMLTRDNNIDAEGIDVEVKDGEVTLTGTVPERRMKHLAEDCAEGCYGVKDVINNIRVSRDTASPDRSDRTSGMGAKKSSSSTSSTSPNAPNH from the coding sequence ATGAGACACGACCCACGTGAGCCACGGAACGTGCGGGGCGAAAGCCACCGCCGCGATGAACAACGCCCCTTCCGTCGCGAAGCTTCCCCGCGCAGAGACTGGTATGAGCAAGACGAAATGGACGAACGCTCCGGCTACCGCGATGAAGGCTATCGTCCCTCCTCGGAATATCGCGCATCCGAATATCGCGACACCTCTGATTATCGTCGCGACTTTAACGACTCCAGTCCTGACTACGGCCGCACTCAGGAGTCCCGCGAGTTGTCGCGTGGCAGCCGCGCCATTGACGGCAACCGCCATGGTTCTTCTTATGAATCAGCCTCCAGCGGCCGCAGTGAGGAACGCTCTCGGTACTTCGGACGTGGTCCCAAGTCCTACAAACGCTCTGATGAACGCATCAAGGAAGATGTGTGTGAAATGCTGACTCGCGATAACAACATCGATGCGGAAGGCATTGACGTTGAAGTAAAAGATGGCGAAGTCACTTTGACGGGAACTGTTCCCGAGCGTCGCATGAAACATTTGGCGGAAGACTGCGCCGAAGGCTGTTATGGCGTCAAAGACGTCATCAACAACATCCGCGTCAGCCGCGACACAGCCTCCCCGGATCGCTCTGATCGCACTTCCGGCATGGGAGCCAAGAAGTCCTCTTCATCGACTTCATCGACCTCCCCGAACGCACCAAACCACTAA
- a CDS encoding DegT/DnrJ/EryC1/StrS family aminotransferase, whose amino-acid sequence MSIQQVPFITLNRFEPGFRDEFLSGVASLFDKTQFVGGPIVGEMEANLAAYTKSKHAIGCANGTDAIQIALRAVGVNKNDKVLVPDMTFWATFEAVVNVGANPVTVDVNRETCHWDLATFKQAVEQFKPKAAVMVHLYGWASADTLEIRKFAKEAGVLLIEDGAQCFGTEIDGQSILGTALISTTSFYPAKVLGASGDAGAIFTTNDEYAKNCRTLINHGRTDHYSHGMIGWNSRIGAYESLFLNMSLKHIDARIQSRMNAVKFYEESLKGLPLKPVRATSKVKENGYCAVAMIEPSLRASLIDSLKKANVGYGTIYPGAMSHQSGSAGHLAGKIDNGNAHHISQAVLNLPCYAYITQEELQYVCDTVKKHF is encoded by the coding sequence ATGAGCATTCAACAAGTTCCTTTTATCACCCTGAATCGTTTTGAACCTGGTTTCCGTGATGAGTTTCTAAGCGGCGTAGCCAGCCTTTTTGATAAAACTCAATTCGTAGGCGGCCCGATCGTCGGTGAAATGGAAGCCAACCTTGCTGCATACACAAAATCCAAACATGCTATCGGCTGCGCCAATGGCACTGACGCCATCCAGATTGCCTTGCGTGCAGTGGGCGTTAACAAGAACGACAAGGTCCTTGTGCCTGATATGACTTTCTGGGCGACATTTGAAGCCGTTGTCAACGTGGGCGCCAACCCTGTTACTGTGGACGTGAACCGTGAAACATGCCACTGGGACCTTGCCACTTTCAAACAGGCTGTTGAGCAATTCAAACCCAAAGCAGCCGTGATGGTTCACCTTTACGGCTGGGCTTCTGCTGACACCCTGGAAATCCGCAAGTTCGCCAAAGAAGCTGGCGTTCTTCTGATCGAAGACGGAGCCCAGTGCTTCGGCACTGAGATTGACGGCCAGTCCATCCTGGGCACTGCTTTGATCTCCACCACCAGCTTCTATCCGGCAAAAGTTCTGGGCGCATCCGGTGATGCGGGTGCCATCTTCACTACCAATGACGAATATGCAAAGAACTGCCGCACTTTGATCAACCACGGCAGAACGGACCACTACTCCCACGGCATGATCGGTTGGAACTCCCGTATCGGGGCTTACGAATCTTTGTTCCTGAACATGTCCTTGAAACACATCGATGCGCGCATTCAAAGCCGCATGAACGCCGTGAAGTTCTATGAAGAGTCCTTGAAAGGACTTCCTCTGAAACCCGTGCGTGCGACTTCCAAAGTAAAGGAAAACGGTTACTGCGCCGTTGCGATGATCGAACCTTCTTTGCGCGCTTCTTTGATTGATTCGTTGAAAAAAGCCAACGTGGGTTACGGCACCATCTATCCGGGAGCCATGAGCCATCAATCCGGTTCTGCGGGCCACCTGGCTGGCAAAATCGACAACGGAAATGCCCATCATATTTCTCAGGCTGTATTGAATCTTCCTTGTTATGCTTACATCACACAGGAAGAGCTCCAGTACGTTTGCGACACAGTTAAGAAGCACTTCTAG
- the ligD gene encoding DNA ligase D: MPLKEYHRKRDFKKTREPPARKTKKPLKATKEQLMFVVQEHHASHLHYDFRLEWQGVLKSWAVPKGPSLDPHLKRLAVQVEDHPLEYGTFEGVIPEKQYGAGPVYIWDTGTWIPKAPVAAGFKKGHLEFELKGKRLKGTWDLIRTRMQGRQVQWLLVKREDRFARAGYEAPLIGDKSTVRRRVHTRTSFSFVQPMLALLVAEPPRGPQWWHEVKWDGYRIQAHLQGAKVKLYTRAGHEWSGKMETVVQSLATLNVQSAVLDGEVVVLDRQGRSHFQKLQNYFDSDPDQELTYVAFDLLMLNGEDLRDQSLKERRRKLQGILKGKHKNLRLSQQLKLNAASWKKLRRQGLEGVISKKLDSTYISGRKGEWVKSKFLNRQEFVIGGYVPGRGSRSDFGALLLGVYEKGQFRFVGKVGTGFSQNSITSIKKQLDRIKVAKKPFSAGDPPKSGAVWVRPELLAEVSFASWTHGMHLRAPVFVQLRKDKPAPEVTSDALLLTNPDKVLFAAEGITKLEVAEYYIAMVERMRPYFENRLLALVRCPDGSAGKCFFQKHLNAKADTIAVFEKDDALYVKDARGLLELVQMGAYEIHSRNSRAEAPGKPDQFVLDLDPGPGVAWGEVVSAALLIKKDLELLGLRSFVKLSGGKGLHIHVPFRPGPSWEEVKRFTHSLALNWEHRFPDRFVSKMAKKIRVGRIFIDYLRNSKGSTSVLPYSLRARDRSSVALPVAWTQLKKYKSGDAVTLKRALQILKKGRDPWANYFARAPVLPVQKARSAS, from the coding sequence ATGCCACTGAAGGAATATCACCGCAAGCGAGATTTTAAAAAGACTCGGGAGCCGCCGGCCCGGAAAACGAAAAAGCCGTTAAAGGCGACAAAAGAGCAGTTGATGTTTGTCGTGCAGGAACATCATGCCTCTCACTTGCATTATGATTTTCGGCTGGAATGGCAGGGGGTTTTGAAAAGCTGGGCGGTTCCGAAGGGGCCCAGTCTGGATCCACACTTAAAACGTCTTGCTGTGCAGGTGGAGGATCATCCTTTGGAGTACGGTACCTTTGAAGGTGTCATTCCGGAAAAGCAGTACGGGGCCGGTCCTGTGTATATCTGGGATACAGGAACATGGATTCCGAAAGCTCCGGTCGCGGCAGGATTTAAAAAAGGTCATCTGGAGTTTGAACTTAAAGGCAAAAGACTGAAGGGCACCTGGGATTTGATTCGCACCAGAATGCAGGGGCGGCAGGTGCAGTGGCTTTTGGTGAAGCGGGAAGACCGCTTCGCCCGGGCGGGGTATGAGGCGCCGCTGATCGGAGATAAATCCACCGTGCGGCGGCGAGTTCACACCAGAACCTCATTTTCATTTGTTCAGCCCATGTTGGCATTGCTGGTGGCTGAGCCACCCCGGGGACCCCAATGGTGGCACGAGGTCAAGTGGGACGGTTATCGCATTCAGGCCCATCTGCAGGGGGCGAAGGTGAAACTGTATACAAGGGCCGGGCATGAGTGGTCCGGTAAGATGGAAACAGTCGTTCAAAGTCTGGCCACTCTGAATGTTCAGTCCGCGGTCCTTGATGGTGAGGTTGTGGTTTTGGATCGCCAGGGGCGAAGTCACTTTCAAAAACTGCAAAACTACTTTGATTCGGATCCGGACCAGGAGCTGACATATGTCGCTTTTGATTTGCTGATGCTAAACGGCGAGGACCTGCGGGATCAGTCGTTGAAAGAGCGACGGAGGAAGCTTCAGGGAATTTTAAAAGGAAAACACAAAAATCTTCGACTCAGTCAGCAGCTCAAGTTGAATGCAGCCTCGTGGAAAAAACTGCGGCGTCAGGGGCTTGAGGGAGTGATTTCGAAAAAGCTTGATAGCACCTACATCTCCGGTCGCAAAGGTGAGTGGGTGAAAAGCAAGTTTTTAAACCGGCAGGAGTTCGTTATTGGCGGCTATGTTCCAGGTCGCGGCAGTCGCAGTGATTTTGGAGCGTTGCTTTTGGGTGTCTATGAAAAAGGACAGTTTCGTTTTGTGGGAAAAGTGGGGACGGGCTTTAGTCAGAACAGTATAACCTCAATTAAAAAACAGTTGGATCGTATCAAAGTTGCCAAAAAACCTTTCTCGGCAGGAGACCCGCCGAAGTCCGGTGCCGTATGGGTGCGGCCCGAGTTGCTGGCCGAGGTTTCCTTTGCCAGTTGGACTCATGGAATGCATTTGCGGGCGCCGGTGTTTGTGCAGCTTCGCAAAGACAAGCCCGCACCGGAAGTGACTTCGGATGCCCTGTTGCTGACCAATCCCGACAAAGTGCTTTTTGCCGCGGAAGGAATCACCAAGCTTGAGGTGGCTGAATACTATATCGCCATGGTTGAGCGGATGCGGCCGTACTTTGAAAATCGCCTGTTGGCATTAGTGCGCTGTCCGGATGGATCTGCGGGAAAGTGTTTTTTTCAAAAGCATCTCAACGCGAAGGCTGACACCATTGCGGTCTTTGAAAAAGATGATGCTTTGTATGTGAAAGATGCCCGCGGGCTTCTGGAACTGGTGCAGATGGGGGCCTACGAAATTCACAGTCGAAACAGCAGAGCAGAGGCTCCGGGAAAGCCTGACCAGTTTGTGTTGGATTTGGATCCGGGGCCTGGTGTGGCCTGGGGTGAGGTGGTTTCAGCGGCCCTCTTGATAAAGAAAGATCTGGAGTTGTTGGGGCTTCGCAGCTTTGTGAAGCTGAGCGGAGGCAAGGGGTTGCATATTCATGTCCCGTTCCGTCCGGGCCCTTCGTGGGAGGAAGTGAAGCGCTTCACGCACAGCCTGGCATTGAATTGGGAGCATCGTTTTCCGGATCGGTTTGTCAGCAAGATGGCAAAGAAGATTCGTGTCGGACGGATTTTTATTGATTACCTTCGCAATTCCAAGGGCTCGACCAGTGTTTTGCCCTATTCATTGCGCGCGCGCGACAGAAGCTCGGTGGCTTTGCCGGTGGCTTGGACTCAGTTGAAAAAATATAAAAGTGGCGATGCGGTCACCCTGAAGAGGGCATTGCAGATTCTGAAGAAGGGGCGGGACCCGTGGGCGAACTATTTCGCCCGGGCCCCGGTTCTGCCAGTGCAGAAGGCTAGAAGTGCTTCTTAA